The DNA segment GAAGTAGACGGTCAGGTCGTGCGCACCGCCGCGCTGATCGTACACCTTGAGGGTGTTCTGGAACCCGAAGGAGGTGTCGGCAAGCGGCGGATCGTCGGGGCGCAGGGGGTTGTAATTGTAGTTCTGATAGAGAGAGAAGAACGGGTTGGTGGTGCTGCTGGACTTACTGGCCGTCCTGGGATCCAGGTTGGAGACCAGAGACACCGCGTTGGTGTTCTGGGCGGCCAGGGCCAGGGTGTCCAGGCGCACGTCGGTGACGGAGCCCTTGATGGGCACCTGGTTTATCACCGCTCCGGTGGCTCGGGCGGCCCTCAGGGAGGCGGCGTCCACCTGCCAGCCCTGGAGGGCGAAGTTGTGGGGGTCCACCAGGAAGCCGTCACGGTCGAAGCGGAAGTTGCCCGCGCGGGTGTAGTGCGTGGACAGGTTGACCCGGTCGCGAACGGTGAAGAAGCCCATTCCGGAGATGGCCATGTCGGTGGTCTCGTTGGAGGTCTCGAAACCGCCCTGGGTGAAGTCGGAGAGGATGCCTTCTACACGCACGCCTTGGCCCAGCTGCTGGGTGCCTGTGGCGGTGCCAATGTTGGTGTATACCAGATCCTCAAAGTCCATGCGCGCGGACTTGTAGCCGACGGTGTTGACGTTGGCCAGGTTGTTGCCGATGACGCCCATTTTGTCGCCGTGGGCGAGCAGGCCCGTCACGCCTGACCACATTGATGTCGAAAGACCCATGATCCACCTCCGAGATGATAATCCGGAAAATTTTACCTATGAGGACGTTCCGGGGGTGACCACACCCTTCACGTCCGTGAAATATACCTGCCTGCCGTCCTTGGTGGTCAGCAGGAATTTGCCGTTCTCGCTGGACACGCCCGAGATGAGGCCCGTCACTGTGGTGTCCACCAGCATGGACTTGCCGTCAGCCTTCTGCGTGGTGATGCCCACCCGGTAGACGCCGTCCGGCTGTGACTTGCCGTTCCAGTCCTTGCCGTCCCACTGGAAGCTCTGCTCTCCCGCAGCCTTGGCGCCGACTTCCACGGTGCGCACGAAGTTGCCGTTGTCGTCCATGACGTTGATGGACACCTTGGTGGCCGCTTCGGGCAGGGTGTAAAAGAGCTTGCTGACTGTTTCTCCGGACTTGGAGAGGGAGTCGCCCGAGGCCTTCACTTCCTTGCCGATGAAGCTCACCGCGGAGAACATCTGCTGCTGGGTGGTGGCGGTGTTCAGCTTGTCCATGCTGGCGTTGATGTTGGTGAGCTGCTCAAGGCTGGAGAACTGCGCCAGCTGGGCCAGGAATTCCTTGTCGCTGGTGGGGTTCAGGGGGTCCTGATACTTCATCTGGGTGACCAGAAGGTTCAGGAACGCATCCTTGCCCAGGCTCGGATTTCCCGAGGTTTTGTTCGCCTGGTACTGTGACTCGGCCTGGCCGAACAGTCCTGCGCTTGCTCCGGTGTATGAGACGCTCATGGGGGTACCTCTGGGCGGCCTAGGCCATTATGTCCAATCCGCCCTGGGAAATTTTTACCTCAGCACCCGTGTTCTGCATGCCCTGGGCCAACCCGGTTCCACCGGCAACATCGGCCAGCAGGGAAGAGGCGCGCAGACGCTCCAGAGCGTCGCGGCGGTCCTGGGACTGGTTGTGCTTCTCGGCTCCGGCCCACTGCTGGCCCAGGTTGGAATCCTGGGAGATGCCAGGGCGCACTTCCATCTTGGACACGGTAAGCCCCTGGTTTTCCAGGCTCTGCTTGATCTGCTGGAGGTTCTCGGCCAGAACCTTCTCGGCCTCGGGGCTGTCGGCCCTGATCACGGCCTGGACATCCTTGCCCTTCACCGTGAGCATGACGTTCAGCTTGCCCAGGTTGTCAGGGGTCAGCTCGAGGGTGAGCTGCTTAACGCCCTGGCCCATATTGCGAAGGATTCCCGACTCCACCTGGCTGAGCACCTGGGTGTTCTGGCCCTTGAGCACCTGGCTGGCGTCGCCCTTGGCCTGGGCCGCAGACGCCGCGCCCAGGGTCTGCCCGATGCCGAAGCGGGAATCGC comes from the Fundidesulfovibrio putealis DSM 16056 genome and includes:
- a CDS encoding flagellar hook assembly protein FlgD is translated as MSVSYTGASAGLFGQAESQYQANKTSGNPSLGKDAFLNLLVTQMKYQDPLNPTSDKEFLAQLAQFSSLEQLTNINASMDKLNTATTQQQMFSAVSFIGKEVKASGDSLSKSGETVSKLFYTLPEAATKVSINVMDDNGNFVRTVEVGAKAAGEQSFQWDGKDWNGKSQPDGVYRVGITTQKADGKSMLVDTTVTGLISGVSSENGKFLLTTKDGRQVYFTDVKGVVTPGTSS